The Homo sapiens chromosome 5, GRCh38.p14 Primary Assembly genome includes a window with the following:
- the CMYA5 gene encoding cardiomyopathy-associated protein 5 isoform X1: protein MASRDSNHAGESFLGSDGDEEATRELETEEESEGEEDETAAESEEEPDSRLSDQDEEGKIKQEYIISDPSFSMVTVQREDSGITWETNSSRSSTPWASEESQTSGVCSREGSTVNSPPGNVSFIVDEVKKVRKRTHKSKHGSPSLRRKGNRKRNSFESQDVPTNKKGSPLTSASQVLTTEKEKSYTGIYDKARKKKTTSNTPPITGAIYKEHKPLVLRPVYIGTVQYKIKMFNSVKEELIPLQFYGTLPKGYVIKEIHYRKGKDASISLEPDLDNSGSNTVSKTRKLVAQSIEDKVKEVFPPWRGALSKGSESLTLMFSHEDQKKIYADSPLNATSALEHTVPSYSSSGRAEQGIQLRHSQSVPQQPEDEAKPHEVEPPSVTPDTPATMFLRTTKEECELASPGTAASENDSSVSPSFANEVKKEDVYSAHHSISLEAASPGLAASTQDGLDPDQEQPDLTSIERAEPVSAKLTPTHPSVKGEKEENMLEPSISLSEPLMLEEPEKEEIETSLPIAITPEPEDSNLVEEEIVELDYPESPLVSEKPFPPHMSPEVEHKEEELILPLLAASSPEHVALSEEEREEIASVSTGSAFVSEYSVPQDLNHELQEQEGEPVPPSNVEAIAEHAVLSEEENEEFEAYSPAAAPTSESSLSPSTTEKTSENQSPLFSTVTPEYMVLSGDEASESGCYTPDSTSASEYSVPSLATKESLKKTIDRKSPLILKGVSEYMIPSEEKEDTGSFTPAVAPASEPSLSPSTTEKTSECQSPLPSTATSEHVVPSEGEDLGSERFTPDSKLISKYAAPLNATQESQKKIINEASQFKPKGISEHTVLSVDGKEVIGPSSPDLVVASEHSFPPHTTEMTSECQAPPLSATPSEYVVLSDEEAVELERYTPSSTSASEFSVPPYATPEAQEEEIVHRSLNLKGASSPMNLSEEDQEDIGPFSPDSAFVSEFSFPPYATQEAEKREFECDSPICLTSPSEHTILSDEDTEEAELFSPDSASQVSIPPFRISETEKNELEPDSLLTAVSASGYSCFSEADEEDIGSTAATPVSEQFSSSQKQKAETFPLMSPLEDLSLPPSTDKSEKAEIKPEIPTTSTSVSEYLILAQKQKTQAYLEPESEDLIPSHLTSEVEKGEREASSSVAAIPAALPAQSSIVKEETKPASPHSVLPDSVPAIKKEQEPTAALTLKAADEQMALSKVRKEEIVPDSQEATAHVSQDQKMEPQPPNVPESEMKYSVLPDMVDEPKKGVKPKLVLNVTSELEQRKLSKNEPEVIKPYSPLKETSLSGPEALSAVKMEMKHDSKITTTPIVLHSASSGVEKQVEHGPPALAFSALSEEIKKEIEPSSSTTTASVTKLDSNLTRAVKEEIPTDSSLITPVDRPVLTKVGKGELGSGLPPLVTSADEHSVLAEEDKVAIKGASPIETSSKHLAWSEAEKEIKFDSLPSVSSIAEHSVLSEVEAKEVKAGLPVIKTSSSQHSDKSEEARVEDKQDLLFSTVCDSERLVSSQKKSLMSTSEVLEPEHELPLSLWGEIKKKETELPSSQNVSPASKHIIPKGKDEETASSSPELENLASGLAPTLLLLSDDKNKPAVEVSSTAQGDFPSEKQDVALAELSLEPEKKDKPHQPLELPNAGSEFSSDLGRQSGSIGTKQAKSPITETEDSVLEKGPAELRSREGKEENRELCASSTMPAISELSSLLREESQNEEIKPFSPKIISLESKEPPASVAEGGNPEEFQPFTFSLKGLSEEVSHPADFKKGGNQEIGPLPPTGNLKAQVMGDILDKLSEETGHPNSSQVLQSITEPSKIAPSDLLVEQKKTEKALHSDQTVKLPDVSTSSEDKQDLGIKQFSLMRENLPLEQSKSFMTTKPADVKETKMEEFFISPKDENWMLGKPENVASQHEQRIAGSVQLDSSSSNELRPGQLKAAVSSKDHTCEVRKQVLPHSAEESHLSSQEAVSALDTSSGNTETLSSKSYSSEEVKLAEEPKSLVLAGNVERNIAEGKEIHSLMESESLLLEKANTELSWPSKEDSQEKIKLPPERFFQKPVSGLSVEQVKSETISSSVKTAHFPAEGVEPALGNEKEAHRSTPPFPEEKPLEESKMVQSKVIDDADEGKKPSPEVKIPTQRKPISSIHAREPQSPESPEVTQNPPTQPKVAKPDLPEEKGKKGISSFKSWMSSLFFGSSTPDNKVAEQEDLETQPSPSVEKAVTVIDPEGTIPTNFNVAEKPADHSLSEVKLKTADEPRGTLVKSGDGQNVKEKSMILSNVEDLQQPKFISEVSREDYGKKEISGDSEEMNINSVVTSADGENLEIQSYSLIGEKLVMEEAKTIVPPHVTDSKRVQKPAIAPPSKWNISIFKEEPRSDQKQKSLLSFDVVDKVPQQPKSASSNFASKNITKESEKPESIILPVEESKGSLIDFSEDRLKKEMQNPTSLKISEEETKLRSVSPTEKKDNLENRSYTLAEKKVLAEKQNSVAPLELRDSNEIGKTQITLGSRSTELKESKADAMPQHFYQNEDYNERPKIIVGSEKEKGEEKENQVYVLSEGKKQQEHQPYSVNVAESMSRESDISLGHSLGETQSFSLVKATSVTEKSEAMLAEAHPEIREAKAVGTQPHPLEESKVLVEKTKTFLPVALSCRDEIENHSLSQEGNLVLEKSSRDMPDHSEEKEQFRESELSKGGSVDITKETVKQGFQEKAVGTQPRPLEESKVLVEKTKTFLPVVLSCHDEIENHSLSQEGNLVLEKSSRDMPDHSEEKEQFKESELWKGGSVDITKESMKEGFPSKESERTLARPFDETKSSETPPYLLSPVKPQTLASGASPEINAVKKKEMPRSELTPERHTVHTIQTSKDDTSDVPKQSVLVSKHHLEAAEDTRVKEPLSSAKSNYAQFISNTSASNADKMVSNKEMPKEPEDTYAKGEDFTVTSKPAGLSEDQKTAFSIISEGCEILNIHAPAFISSIDQEESEQMQDKLEYLEEKASFKTIPLPDDSETVACHKTLKSRLEDEKVTPLKENKQKETHKTKEEISTDSETDLSFIQPTIPSEEDYFEKYTLIDYNISPDPEKQKAPQKLNVEEKLSKEVTEETISFPVSSVESALEHEYDLVKLDESFYGPEKGHNILSHPETQSQNSADRNVSKDTKRDVDSKSPGMPLFEAEEGVLSRTQIFPTTIKVIDPEFLEEPPALAFLYKDLYEEAVGEKKKEEETASEGDSVNSEASFPSRNSDTDDGTGIYFEKYILKDDILHDTSLTQKDQGQGLEEKRVGKDDSYQPIAAEGEIWGKFGTICREKSLEEQKGVYGEGESVDHVETVGNVAMQKKAPITEDVRVATQKISYAVPFEDTHHVLERADEAGSHGNEVGNASPEVNLNVPVQVSFPEEEFASGATHVQETSLEEPKILVPPEPSEERLRNSPVQDEYEFTESLHNEVVPQDILSEELSSESTPEDVLSQGKESFEHISENEFASEAEQSTPAEQKELGSERKEEDQLSSEVVTEKAQKELKKSQIDTYCYTCKCPISATDKVFGTHKDHEVSTLDTAISAVKVQLAEFLENLQEKSLRIEAFVSEIESFFNTIEENCSKNEKRLEEQNEEMMKKVLAQYDEKAQSFEEVKKKKMEFLHEQMVHFLQSMDTAKDTLETIVREAEELDEAVFLTVAFCNGEHCFFRENACCVFPFRTL from the coding sequence GTTATCAGACCAGGATGAAGAGGGAAAGATCAAGCAGGAGTATATCATATCTGACCCCTCCTTTTCCATGGTGACAGTCCAAAGGGAAGATAGTGGGATAACCTGGGAAACCAATTCAAGTAGATCTTCTACTCCTTGGGCTTCAGAAGAAAGTCAGACTTCTGGTGTGTGTAGTCGGGAAGGGTCAACTGTGAATTCTCCTCCTGGAAATGTTTCCTTTATTGTGGATGAAGTGAAAAAGGTTCGGAAAAGGACTCATAAGTCAAAGCATGGTTCACCATCATTACGCCGGAAaggcaacagaaaaagaaattcttttgaATCCCAAGATGttccaacaaacaaaaaaggcagtcCTTTAACTTCAGCAAGCCAGGTACTAACCACGGAGAAAGAGAAGTCATATACTGGCATTTatgataaagcaagaaaaaagaagaccaCTTCAAATACACCTCCGATTACTGGGGCAATATACAAAGAACACAAGCCATTAGTGTTAAGACCAGTCTACATAGGAACAGtacaatataaaattaagatGTTTAATTCggttaaagaagaattaattccTCTACAATTTTATGGAACATTGCCAAAGGGTTATGtaattaaagaaatacattataGGAAAGGGAAAGATGCATCCATTAGTCTAGAGCCAGATTTGGACAATAGTGGTTCTAATACAGTGTCCAAAACACGCAAATTAGTAGCCCAAAGCATAGAGGATAAAGTAAAAGAGGTTTTTCCACCCTGGAGAGGCGCACTCTCCAAAGGATCAGAGTCCCTAACCTTAATGTTCAGTCATGaagatcaaaagaaaatttatgcTGATTCTCCCCTAAATGCCACATCTGCATTGGAGCACACAGTTCCCTCTTATTCAAGTAGTGGCAGAGCAGAACAAGGAATACAGCTCAGGCATTCACAGTCAGTGCCACAACAGCCAGAAGATGAAGCAAAACCACATGAAGTGGAACCTCCATCTGTGACACCCGACACACCTGCAACTATGTTCCTGAGAACAACAAAGGAAGAATGTGAGCTTGCTTCACCAGGAACTGCAGCTTCAGAGAATGACTCTTCAGTCTCACCATCATTTGCTAATGAGGTAAAGAAGGAAGATGTGTATTCTGCTCACCATTCCATTTCTCTGGAGGCAGCGTCACCAGGTCTGGCAGCATCTACCCAGGATGGTTTGGACCCAGACCAAGAACAGCCGGACCTGACTTCAATAGAAAGGGCAGAACCAGTCTCCGCAAAACTGACCCCTACCCATCCCAGTGtcaaaggagagaaggaggaaaacatGCTTGAGCCATCCATTTCTCTTTCTGAACCTCTAATGTTAGAAGaaccagagaaagaagaaatagaaacttccCTACCCATAGCTATTACCCCTGAACCTGAAGATTCTAATTTAGTAGAAGAAGAGATCGTAGAACTTGATTACCCAGAAAGCCCATTGGTTTCCGAGAAGCCCTTCCCACCACATATGTCCCCTGAAGTGGAGCACAAAGAAGAAGAGCTTATTCTACCATTATTGGCAGCATCATCTCCTGAACATGTTGCTTTGtctgaggaagaaagagaggaaattgCATCTGTTTCTACTGGTTCTGCTTTTGTATCAGAGTATTCAGTACCACAGGATTTGAACCATGAATTACAGGAGCAAGAAGGTGAGCCAGTTCCCCCATCCAATGTAGAAGCTATAGCTGAACATGCAGTTTTGTCAGAAGAAGAGAATGAGGAATTTGAGGCTTATTCCCCAGCTGCAGCCCCTACATCTGAGAGCTCTCTCTCACCATCCACAACTGAGAAGACTTCAGAGAACCAGTCTCCACTGTTTTCAACAGTTACACCAGAATACATGGTCCTATCAGGAGACGAGGCCTCAGAAAGTGGGTGTTACACACCAGACTCCACATCTGCTTCTGAATATTCAGTTCCATCACTGGCAACAAAAGAGTCACTGAAGAAAACAATTGACCGTAAGTCCCCGTTAATATTGAAAGGTGTTTCTGAGTACATGATTCCAtcagaagagaaggaagacaCTGGATCGTTTACTCCAGCTGTGGCCCCTGCTTCTGAGCCCTCTCTCTCACCATCCACAACCGAAAAGACTTCTGAATGCCAGTCACCACTGCCTTCTACTGCCACATCAGAACACGTGGTCCCATCAGAAGGAGAGGACCTAGGAAGTGAACGTTTCACACCGGATTCAAAGTTGATCTCCAAATATGCAGCCCCACTCAATGCAACACAGgaatctcaaaagaaaataatcaatgaGGCATCCCAATTCAAACCAAAAGGTATTTCTGAGCACACAGTTCTGTCAGTAGACGGCAAGGAGGTCATTGGACCATCTTCCCCAGATTTGGTTGTTGCATCTGAACACTCTTTCCCACCACACACAACCGAGATGACTTCTGAATGCCAGGCCCCACCACTTTCAGCCACCCCATCTGAATATGTTGTTCTATCAGACGAAGAGGCAGTCGAGTTGGAACGATACACACCCTCTTCTACATCTGCTTCTGAATTTTCAGTACCACCATATGCAACACCGGAGGCACAGGAGGAAGAAATTGTCCATAGATCTCTAAATCTAAAAGGTGCATCCTCACCCATGAATTTATCAGAAGAAGATCAAGAAGACATTGGACCTTTTTCTCCAGATTCTGCATTTGTGTCAGAATTCTCATTTCCACCGTAtgcaacccaggaagcagagaaaagagaatttgaGTGCGATTCTCCAATATGTTTAACATCACCATCTGAGCACACTATTTTGtcagatgaagacactgaagaaGCGGAACTGTTCTCTCCAGACTCAGCATCACAAGTTTCAATCCCTCCCTTTAGAAtctcagaaacagagaaaaatgaacttGAGCCTGATTCACTATTAACTGCAGTGTCTGCTTCAGGTTATTCCTGCTTTTCAGAAGCAGATGAGGAAGACATTGGATCCACAGCTGCTACACCTGTATCTGAGCAGTTCAGTTCATCACAGAAGCAAAAAGCTGAAACTTTCCCTTTGATGTCTCCGCTTGAAGACTTAAGTCTGCCGCCTTCAACAGATAAATCAGAGAAAGCAGAAATTAAGCCAGAGATTCCAACAACCTCAACATCTGTATCTGAATATCTCATTTTGGCACAGAAGCAGAAAACTCAAGCATATTTAGAGCCTGAGTCTGAAGACTTGATTCCTTCACATTTAACCAGTGAagtggagaagggagaaagggaggcaaGTTCATCAGTAGCTGCAATACCTGCTGCTTTACCTGCACAATCATCTATAGTAaaggaagaaaccaaacctgcatCTCCACATTCAGTTTTACCTGATTCAGTCCCTGCAATCAAGAAAGAACAGGAACCCACAGCAGCACTCACTCTAAAAGCTGCAGATGAACAGATGGCTTTGTCAAaagtcagaaaggaagaaattgtgCCTGATTCTCAAGAAGCTACAGCACATGTATCACAGGATCAAAAAAtggagcctcagcctccaaatgtTCCAGAGTCTGAGATGAAATATTCAGTTTTGCCTGACATGGTAGATGAGCCAAAGAAGGGTGTCAAGCCCAAATTAGTTCTAAATGTGACTTCTGAACTAGAACAGAGAAAGTTGTCCAAGAATGAGCCTGAAGTAATAAAACCATATTCACCTCTAAAGGAAACATCTTTATCTGGACCTGAGGCTTTATCAGCAGTGAAAATGGAGATGAAACATGATTCCAAAATAACAACTACACCTATAGTGCTTCATTCAGCTTCCTCAGGAGTGGAAAAGCAAGTTGAACATGGTCCACCTGCACTAGCATTTTCAGCTTTgtcagaagaaattaaaaaagaaattgaaccCAGTTCCTCAACAACTACAGCATCTGTAACTAAGCTTGATTCAAACTTAACCAGAGCAGTAAAAGAAGAAATCCCAACAGATTCATCTCTTATCACTCCTGTAGATCGTCCAGTCTTAACAAAAGTAGGAAAGGGTGAATTAGGAAGTGGTTTGCCACCACTGGTAACATCTGCAGATGAACATTCAGTTCTTGCAGAAGAAGACAAGGTGGCAATTAAAGGTGCTTCTCCCATTGAAACTTCATCCAAACATTTAGCTTGGTCAGAAGCagagaaggaaattaaatttgATTCACTTCCAAGTGTCTCCTCTATAGCAGAGCATTCTGTTTTGTCAGAAGTAGAAGCCAAAGAAGTTAAAGCTGGGTTGCCAGTAATCAAAACATCATCTTCTCAGCATTCAGATAAATCTGAGGAAGCAAGGGTAGAAGACAAACAAGATCTTTTATTTTCTACAGTCTGTGACTCTGAACGTTTGGTTTCATCACAGAAGAAGAGCTTGATGTCTACCTCAGAGGTGTTAGAGCCTGAACATGAGCTTCCACTCAGCCTATGGGGtgagataaagaagaaagaaactgaactTCCTTCATCACAAAATGTGTCACCTGCATCCAAACATATAATCCCAAAAggcaaagatgaggaaacagcaaGTTCATCTCCTGAGTTGGAAAATTTAGCATCAGGTTTAGCCCCAACATTACTGCTCCTCAGTGATGATAAGAACAAACCGGCAGTGGAGGTATCTTCTACAGCTCAGGGAGACTTCCCATCAGAAAAACAAGATGTTGCTTTGGCAGAGCTGTCTTTGGAACCTGAGAAGAAAGACAAGCCACACCAACCGTTGGAATTACCAAATGCTGGGTCAGAATTTTCTAGTGATTTAGGTAGACAAAGTGGATCCATAGGTACAAAACAAGCAAAGTCTCCCATAACTGAAACAGAGGATTCTGTTTTAGAAAAAGGCCCAGCTGAGCTTAGgagcagagaaggaaaagaagaaaatagagagcTTTGTGCATCTTCTACGATGCCTGCAATTTCAGAGCTTTCATCATTGCTTAGGGAGGAATCTCAGAATGAAGAAATTAAACCTTTCTCTCCCAAGATCATCAGCCTAGAGTCGAAAGAACCACCTGCCTCTGTAGCTGAAGGAGGCAACCCAGAAGAATTTCAgccatttactttttctttaaaaggattaTCAGAGGAGGTTAGCCATCCAGCCGACTTTAAAAAGGGAGGAAATCAAGAAATAGGCCCATTACCACCAACTGGAAATTTGAAGGCACAAGTCATGGGAGATATTTTAGATAAGCTAAGTGAAGAAACAGGCCACCCAAATTCATCCCAGGTACTCCAGAGTATAACAGAACCATCAAAGATTGCTCCTTCTGACCTCCTTGtagaacaaaaaaagacagaaaaagcacTTCATTCAGATCAAACTGTTAAATTACCTGATGTAAGCACCTCTTCTGAAGATAAACAAGATCTGGGTATTAAGCAGTTTTCACTTATGAGAGAGAATTTGCCTTTGGAACAATCAAAATCATTTATGACAACCAAGCCTGCGGatgtcaaagaaacaaaaatggaagaaTTCTTTATTTCTCCAAAGGATGAAAACTGGATGTTGGGAAAGCCAGAAAATGTGGCTAGTCAACACGAACAGAGAATAGCAGGATCTGTGCAGCTGGATTCCTCTAGCAGCAATGAGCTGAGGCCAGGGCAGCTCAAGGCTGCTGTGTCCAGTAAGGACCATACATGTGAAGTGAGAAAGCAGGTCCTGCCGCATTCTGCTGAAGAATCTCATTTGTCATCACAAGAAGCAGTATCTGCTCTTGATACTTCCAGTGGTAATACAGAGACCTTATCAAGTAAAAGTTACTCTTCTGAAGAAGTAAAGCTGGCTGAAGAACCAAAGTCTTTAGTCCTAGCTGGAAATGTAGAGAGAAACATAGCAGAGGGGAAGGAGATTCATTCTTTGATGGAGAGTGAAAGTTTGCTATTGGAGAAAGCAAACACAGAGCTTTCCTGGCCTTCCAAAGAAGATAGCCAGGAAAAAATTAAACTACCTCCTGAAAGATTCTTCCAGAAACCAGTGTCTGGCCTATCAGTGGAACAGGTGAAGTCAGAAACAATCTCCTCTTCTGTCAAAACAGCCCATTTCCCGGCAGAAGGTGTGGAACCTGCATTGGGCAATGAAAAAGAAGCACACAGGAGCACACCTCCTTTTCCTGAAGAGAAGCCATTGGAAGAATCAAAAATGGTTCAGTCAAAGGTTATTGATGATGCTGATGAGGGAAAGAAACCATCACCTGAAGTAAAAATACCCACACAAAGAAAACCCATCTCCTCAATCCATGCAAGAGAGCCTCAATCCCCAGAGTCACCTGAGGTGACACAAAATCCACCTACACAACCAAAGGTGGCTAAGCCGGACCTTCctgaggaaaagggaaagaaaggaatttCATCTTTCAAATCGTGGATGTCCAGCTTGTTTTTTGGATCGAGCACTCCAGATAACAAAGTTGCTGAACAAGAAGACTTAGAAACACAGCCAAGTCCATCCGTAGAAAAAGCAGTGACTGTGATAGATCCTGAAGGTACAATTCCCACCAATTTTAATGTAGCTGAGAAACCAGCTGATCATTCATTATCAGAGGTAAAACTTAAAACTGCTGATGAACCCAGAGGTACTTTAGTAAAATCTGGTGACGGTCAAAACGTTAAAGAAAAATCCATGATTTTATCAAATGTAGAAGATTTACAACAGCCAAAATTCATTTCTGAGGTGTCTAGGGAAgattatggaaaaaaagaaatctcaggcGATTCAGAGGAAATGAACATAAACTCAGTAGTTACTTCTGCTGATGGTGAGAACCTTGAAATTCAATCTTATTCACTAATCGGTGAGAAATTGGTTATGGAAGAAGCCAAAACTATTGTTCCTCCTCATGTTACTGATAGTAAAAGAGTCCAGAAGCCAGCAATCGCTCCTCCATCTAAAtggaatatttctatttttaaggaAGAGCCAAGAAgtgatcaaaaacaaaaatcactccTTTCATTTGATGTAGTAGATAAGGTGCCACAACAGCCAAAATCAGCTTCCTCCAACTTTGCAAGTAAAAATATCACAAAGGAATCAGAGAAACCAGAGTCAATTATTTTGCCAGTAGAAGAATCAAAAGGCAGTTTAATTGATTTCAGTGAAGACAGACtcaagaaagaaatgcaaaatcctACTTCCTTGAAAATTTCTGAAGAGGAAACAAAACTCAGGTCTGTTAGTCCAACTGAGAAGAAAGATAATTTGGAAAACAGATCATATACCTTGGCAGAAAAGAAGGTGCtggcagaaaaacaaaactctgtgGCCCCATTAGAGCTTAGAGATAGTAATGAAATAGGGAAGACACAAATTACACTTGGATCTAGATCTACTGAACTGAAAGAATCAAAAGCCGATGCTATGCCACAGCACTTCTATCAAAATGAAGACTACAATGAAAGACCCAAAATCATTGTTGGTTCTGAAAAGGAGaaaggtgaagaaaaagaaaatcaggtatATGTGCTTTCAGAAGGAAAGAAGCAGCAGGAACATCAGCCTTATTCTGTGAATGTAGCCGAGTCTATGAGTAGAGAATCAGATATCTCTTTAGGTCATTCTTTGGGTGAAACTCAATCATTTTCATTAGTTAAAGCTACATCAGTTACTGAAAAATCAGAAGCCATGCTCGCAGAGGCTCACCCAGAAATCAGAGAAGCAAAGGCAGTAGGAACCCAACCACATCCTTTAGAAGAAAGTAAAGTTTTGGTGGAGAAAACCAAGACTTTCCTGCCGGTGGCTCTTTCTTGTCGTGATGAAATAGAGAACCACTCTTTATCTCAGGAAGGAAATCTAGTATTAGAAAAGTCAAGCAGAGATATGCCAGATCACagtgaagaaaaagaacagttCAGAGAGTCAGAGCTATCGAAAGGCGGTTCAGTAGATATCACAAAAGAAACTGTGAAACAAGGATTTCAAGAAAAGGCAGTAGGAACCCAACCACGTCCTTTAGAAGAAAGTAAAGTTTTGGTGGAGAAAACTAAGACTTTCCTGCCAGTGGTTCTTTCTTGTCATGATGAAATAGAGAACCACTCTTTGTCTCAGGAAGGAAATCTAGTGTTAGAAAAGTCAAGCAGAGATATGCCAGATCACagtgaagaaaaagaacagttCAAAGAGTCAGAGCTATGGAAAGGTGGTTCAGTAGATATCACAAAAGAAAGTATGAAAGAAGGATTTCCATCTAAAGAATCCGAAAGGACTTTAGCTCGTCCTTTTGATGAAACTAAGAGCTCAGAAACACCGCCATATTTGCTGTCACCTGTAAAACCACAAACTCTTGCTTCAGGAGCTTCTCCAGAAATTAACgcagtgaagaaaaaagaaatgccacgATCAGAATTGACTCCAGAAAGGCATACAGTTCATACTATTCAGACATCTAAAGATGACACATCCGATGTGCCTAAACAATCTGTTCTTGTTTCAAAGCACCACTTGGAGGCTGCGGAAGATACCCGTGTAAAGGAACCACTGTCTTCAGCAAAAAGCAACTATGCTCAATTTATATCTAATACATCAGCAAGCAATGCTGATAAAATGGTTTCTAATAAAGAAATGCCCAAGGAACCTGAAGACACATATGCAAAAGGTGAAGACTTTACAGTGACTAGTAAGCCAGCCGGACTTTCAGAAGATCAGAAGACTGCCTTTAGTATCatttctgaaggctgtgagataTTGAATATTCATGCTCCGGCCTTTATTTCTTCAATCGATCAGGAAGAAAGTGAACAAATGCAAGATAAATTAGAATATTTGGAAGAGAAAGCCTCATTTAAAACCATACCACTCCCTGATGATAGTGAAACAGTTGCTTGTCATAAAACATTAAAGAGCAGGttagaagatgaaaaagttaccccattgaaagaaaataaacaaaaggaaactcATAAGACAAAAGAAGAGATATCCACAGATTCAGAAACTGATTTATCATTTATTCAGCCCACAATTCCCAGTGAAGaggattattttgaaaaatatactttgaTTGATTATAACATCTCCCCAGacccagaaaaacagaaagctCCACAGAAATTAAATGTTGAAGAGAAACTCTCAAAGGAAGTTACAGAAGAAACTATCTCTTTCCCAGTAAGTTCAGTGGAAAGTGCACTAGAACATGAATATGACTTGGTGAAATTAGATGAAAGTTTTTATGGACCAGAAAAGGGCCACAACATATTATCTCATCCAGAGACCCAAAGCCAAAACTCAGCTGACAGGAATGTTTCAAAGGACACAAAGAGAGATGTGGACTCAAAGTCACCGGGGATGCCTTTATTTGAAGCAGAGGAAGGAGTTCTATCACGAACCCAGATATTTCCTACCACTATTAAAGTCATTGATCCAGAATTTCTGGAGGAGCCACCTGcacttgcatttttatataaggATCTGTATGAAGAAGCAgttggagagaaaaagaaggaagaggagacagCTTCTGAAGGTGACAGTGTGAATTCTGAGGCATCATTTCCCAGCAGAAATTCTGACACTGATGATGGAACAGGAATATATTTTGAGAAGTACATACTCAAAGATGACATTCTCCATGACACATCTCTAACTCAAAAGGACCAGGGCCAAGGTCTGGAAGAAAAACGAGTTGGTAAGGATGATTCATACCAACCGATAGCTGCAGAAGGGGAAATTTGGGGAAAGTTTGGAACTATTTGCAGGGAGAAGAGTCTGGAAGAACAGAAAGGTGTTTATGGGGAAGGAGAATCAGTAGACCATGTGGAGACCGTTGGTAACGTAGCGATGCAGAAGAAAGCTCCCATCACAGAGGACGTCAGAGTGGCTACCCAGAAAATAAGTTATGCGGTTCCATTTGAAGACACCCATCATGTTCTGGAGCGTGCAGATGAAGCAGGCAGTCACGGTAATGAAGTCGGAAATGCAAGTCCAGAGGTCAATCTGAATGTCCCAGTACAAGTGTCCTTCCCGGAGGAAGAATTTGCATCTGGTGCAACTCATGTTCAAGAAACATCACTAGAAGAACCTAAAATCCTGGTCCCACCTGAGCCAAGTGAAGAGAGGCTCCGTAATAGCCCTGTTCAGGATGAGTATGAATTTACAGAATCCCTGCATAATGAAGTGGTTCCTCAAGACATATTATCAGAAGAACTGTCTTCAGAATCCACACCTGAAGATGTCTTATCTCAAGGAAAGGAATCCTTTGAGCACATCAGTGAAAATGAATTTGCGAGTGAGGCAGAACAAAGTACACCTGCTGAACAAAAAGAGTTGGGCAGCGAGAGGAAAGAAGAAGACCAATTATCATCTGAGGTAGTAACTGAAAAGGCACAAAAAGAGCTGAAAAAGTCCCAGATTGACACATACTGTTACACCTGCAAATGTCCAATTTCTGCCACTGACAAGGTGTTTGGCACCCACAAAGACCATGAAGTTTCAACGCTTGACACAGCTATAAGTGCTGTAAAG